Part of the Deltaproteobacteria bacterium genome is shown below.
GTGCGGGCGTGCGGACGTGGCCGGTCGACGGCATCGGCCTGTGGGTCGGAGGCGGTGTCGGCGTCGCGCGGCGATCGGTGTCCGAGACCGGCGCGTGCTTTCCGGACGCGTTCAAGCGAAGTACCGGTGGATGGGCGACGGCGCAGGTCGGCGTCGAGCTGCTCCGCCGGACGCACTACGCGGTCGACGTGTCGCTACGCCTCAACGCCTCCTACTACCCGGAGGCCTACCGGCGGTTCATCGACGACGAGCCCGCACGCGGCGTGACGACCGGCAGCGCCGCTATCGAGCTGGGCATCAGCCTGTACTGACCGGGCGCAGCGCGCCGACCTCCGCCTCGGCCGTGGCGGTCGATGCACGGCGACGGCGCGCTGACCTCGGCGTCCGTGGCTGCCGCGGTGTCTCTCGCGATCGCGTCGACGGAAATGCGCCACAGCGACCGCGCGATGCGCGCGCCACGCGCACGTCGCGATTCGGCATCGCGCGGCGCGCTAACTGCCGCGGTAGGTCGCGTAGCCGAACGGGCTCAGCAACAGCGGCACGTGGTAGTGAGCGTCGCCGTCGCGAACGTCGATGACGACGTCGACGTACGGGTAGAAGCCGCGCGTTCCGGTGGCTGCGAAGTACGAGCCGGTGTCGAACCGCAGCCGGTACACGCCGGGTTCGATCCCGTCGGTCAACCGCGCGATCCGGCCGTCGGAGTCGGTGGTCGCGCTGCCGCGCGGGACGAATGCGTCGCCGTCGCGCATCTCGAGCGCAACCGGCACCCCGGCTGCCGGCCGGCCGCGCGCAGTGTCCAGGACGTGCGTGCTGATCGTGGTCATCGCGATGCCTCCTTCAGGGCGCGGGCAAGCCGCAACCGCGTGATCTGAAGCTGCTCCGCGGCCGCGATGCGCAGTTCCGTAGCGCGGTCGTTGTCGATCCGCGCGCGGAGCGCCGCGAGCATCTCGCCGGCCGTCTTGCCGGTCGCGCAGATGAGGAACACGAAGCCGAACCGGCGTTCGTACGCGCGGTTGCCCTCGGCAAGC
Proteins encoded:
- the uraH gene encoding hydroxyisourate hydrolase, whose translation is MTTISTHVLDTARGRPAAGVPVALEMRDGDAFVPRGSATTDSDGRIARLTDGIEPGVYRLRFDTGSYFAATGTRGFYPYVDVVIDVRDGDAHYHVPLLLSPFGYATYRGS